The following proteins come from a genomic window of Nostoc sp. ATCC 53789:
- a CDS encoding pyridoxine 5'-phosphate synthase, translated as MPTLGVNIDHIATIRQARRTVEPDPVAAAVLAELAGADGITVHLREDRRHIQDRDVRILRQTVRSHLNLEMAATEEMLAIALDIKPDYVTLVPEKREEVTTEGGLDIIGQIARIGEIVDKLQSASIPVSLFIDAEPAQIEASVKVQAQFIELHTGQYAEAKDETNRHRELAILAKGCQQAIQAGLRVNAGHGLTYWNVYPVAALPGMEELNIGHTIISRAALVGIERAVREMKQAIRGDRG; from the coding sequence GTGCCTACACTTGGCGTTAACATTGACCACATTGCCACCATCCGGCAAGCGCGGCGGACGGTAGAACCAGACCCAGTAGCGGCGGCGGTGCTGGCAGAATTAGCGGGTGCTGATGGAATTACGGTGCATCTGCGCGAAGATCGGCGACATATCCAAGACCGGGATGTGCGTATATTGCGGCAAACAGTGCGATCGCATCTTAATTTAGAAATGGCCGCAACAGAAGAGATGCTAGCGATCGCTCTGGATATCAAACCAGATTACGTGACTTTAGTCCCCGAAAAGCGCGAAGAAGTCACAACAGAAGGCGGACTAGATATTATTGGCCAAATTGCTAGAATAGGTGAGATAGTCGATAAATTGCAAAGCGCTAGCATTCCAGTTAGTTTATTTATCGATGCCGAACCAGCACAAATTGAAGCATCTGTCAAGGTACAGGCGCAGTTTATCGAATTGCACACAGGACAATACGCTGAGGCTAAAGATGAAACAAATCGCCACCGAGAATTAGCCATATTAGCTAAAGGTTGTCAACAAGCGATTCAAGCTGGATTGCGAGTCAACGCTGGTCATGGACTCACCTACTGGAACGTCTATCCGGTGGCTGCGCTTCCAGGCATGGAAGAACTGAACATTGGTCATACCATCATCAGTCGGGCAGCATTAGTAGGTATAGAAAGGGCAGTCCGCGAGATGAAGCAAGCTATCAGAGGTGACAGGGGATAG
- a CDS encoding SnoaL-like polyketide cyclase, protein MSATQSNNLPLWVQDRDKVIAESTDVEWRYQTPPDYSRSKENLAQESIHNHLEGTLEAIVQNLVRTFEMEVSFKANPQQWLSIVNEQFRVSTNGGVEYTAADLSAQGTYNLFMPDSEHYKASEETFESSAKVFHTTFPQGFPWEVLEVFSGPPNVTFKWRHWGHFNGEYKGHAPTGETIEIIGMSIAKVTDDLKVISLEHYFDNNLFLEKLTSGGKQTNAQKSGSACPFSSWFKKSPKS, encoded by the coding sequence ATGAGCGCAACACAGTCTAACAACCTGCCACTTTGGGTACAGGATAGAGATAAAGTGATAGCAGAAAGCACTGATGTCGAGTGGCGCTATCAGACACCGCCTGATTATTCTCGTTCCAAAGAAAATCTTGCCCAAGAAAGTATCCACAATCACCTTGAAGGTACACTGGAAGCGATCGTGCAAAACTTAGTGCGAACCTTCGAGATGGAGGTATCTTTCAAAGCTAACCCACAACAGTGGTTATCTATTGTCAATGAACAGTTTCGTGTGAGTACCAATGGCGGAGTAGAGTATACCGCAGCAGATTTATCAGCCCAAGGTACTTACAATCTCTTTATGCCTGATTCAGAGCATTACAAAGCTTCAGAAGAAACCTTTGAATCATCCGCAAAAGTCTTCCACACAACATTTCCCCAAGGATTTCCTTGGGAAGTGCTGGAAGTTTTCTCAGGGCCACCAAATGTCACATTCAAATGGCGGCATTGGGGACATTTTAATGGAGAATATAAAGGCCATGCACCGACTGGAGAGACAATAGAAATTATCGGTATGAGCATTGCAAAAGTTACCGATGACTTGAAGGTTATTTCCTTAGAACACTACTTCGACAATAATCTGTTCTTGGAAAAGCTAACATCTGGTGGCAAACAGACAAATGCCCAAAAGTCGGGAAGTGCTTGTCCGTTCAGTTCTTGGTTCAAGAAATCCCCTAAGAGTTAG
- a CDS encoding MgPME-cyclase complex family protein: MQTYYYVLASQRFLLQEEPIHEVIKERTRHYHEQEKQIDFWLVEQPAFLEAPQFAQIKAKCPQPAVAIISTNPQFITWLKLRLEYVITGEFQAPSETIPDALASLATVS; the protein is encoded by the coding sequence ATGCAAACATACTATTACGTTTTGGCTAGTCAACGCTTTCTTCTCCAAGAAGAACCGATACACGAAGTTATCAAAGAACGCACTCGTCACTACCACGAACAAGAAAAACAAATAGATTTTTGGTTGGTTGAGCAACCAGCTTTCTTGGAAGCACCCCAATTTGCACAAATCAAGGCAAAGTGTCCCCAACCAGCAGTAGCAATTATTTCTACAAATCCCCAATTTATTACTTGGTTAAAACTGCGTTTAGAGTACGTTATCACTGGAGAATTCCAGGCTCCTTCTGAGACAATACCAGATGCTTTGGCATCGCTTGCTACCGTATCTTAA